The following is a genomic window from Candidatus Paceibacterota bacterium.
CGCCTGCTGCGTCAGCCATCTGACATGGGCCACGGTCTCCGCGGCTTGGGGAGAAAGATACTCACGGTTGAGGTCAACCTCATCACCATTCTCCCGGCGATTCAGCTCGAAGCCGGTCGGATTCAGGCAGGGACAGAGCCAAAGGTCCAGAGCCGGCGGCCAGTCATTCTCCCGCAAAAGCTGGCGTGCCGCCAGGGGCCCCGCCGGTTCATCACCATGGATGCCGGTGGAGAGGTAAACTCGCGGGACGCCGGGTGTGGTAACTCTCGCGCGACGAACAAAGCCAACGATGCTCTTCGGACCCGGGTGAATTTCCTCAATAGTCCAGCCTGAGGCTTCAGCCGCGGCCACGCAGTCACCTAGAACAGCGTGAATGTCAATGGTCTCGCCTGAGTAACCTCTGATGTTCTTATCCAGCCTTTGCATGCTGCCGTCTGGTTAACGCCCGCAATCCATCCATCAACTCCATGACCGCTCGGTCCAGGCCGGCTACGGACCAGTCACCGCCACCTGCCCTGCCCCGCCCGGTTCCAGTTGATCGCGGAATCCATGCTTGTCCCACCTCGGATCCAGCCCCAGATCTCGCAGCATCTGCAAGTCCTTCTCCACAGGTTGATTGGTTGTGGTGAGGTAATTCCCCACCATCAGCGCGCTGGCGCCGGCCATGAAAATCAGGCTTTGCAGGTCGCGCAGGTTCACGGTCCGCCCCCCGGCCACTGTGATCTCCTGTCTTGGAAGGACAAATCGGAAGCACGCAATCGTCTTGAGGATTTCCAGCGGAGCCAAGGGCTTCCGTTGGCTGAACGGCGTTCCTGCAATGGGGTTGAGGAAATTCATCGGCACCATGTGCGCACCGAGATCCTTCAGCGCAAACGCCAGGTCACAGCGGTCCTCGCAGGTTTCACCCATGCCCAGAATGCCCCCTGAACAAACTTTAATGTCCGCGTGTTTCAAGTGCTCGATCGTCCGCAGCCGGTCCTCATAACTGTGCGTCGTGCACACCTGCGGGAAGAACCGTCGTGAAGTTTCCAGGTTATGGTTGTAACACTCCAGCCCGGCTTCTCGGAGGCGGTCGGCCACCTTCTGGTTCTTGATCATTCCCAGCGACGCATCCGGCCGCGGCTCTCCATATTCCTTTAGCTCCTTCAGGCGCTGGCAAATCTGTTCGAGGGCTGGACCTTCCTCCATTCCTCGCCAGGCGGCCACCAGGCCCAGGGCCACCACGTCGTTGGCCTTGGCTTCCGCCGCCGCCGCCCGCACTGCTTCCGGTTCGATCAGGCCGTGGCGCGGCGAACTGGTCTCATAAATCGCCGACTGGGCGCAGAACCGGCAATCCTCGGGGCAGCCTCCCGCTTTTATGTTCACGATCGAGCACAGGTGAATCTTATTGCCCTTAAACTGCTCGCGGATGCGATTTGCCCATGTCAGCAACTCGAAGATCTCCGCCCTGGCCTCAAGGGCGAACAGCCACCGGCCCTGCTGCCGCGTGATGTCACCGCCGTCCAGCACCAGGCGCCCCAGGTCCGCAATGCGGCGCTGAACGCTGCCGTCAATCTGTCTCGCGCACATGGTTGACAGCATAAGCGCCGGCCGGATTTGCGCAAGTTGTGAGCGCGGCGTGGATCAGGACAAACGTGGGAATTCCAGGAAGTTCTCGCCCTGAGGCAAAGGGCTGGGGTGAGCGGGAGGCAAACACCCACCTGCATCGTTATGACTAAGCCGCCTCGGTTGGACGCTGGCCTTGCGGGGCTGTTGCTATTATGGCTGGCAAGACGATCTCCTGCTTCTCCTCGTCGAACTTCAGGACAATCTGCGTTCCCACCAACTTGTTCGCCTCGCAGAACTCCAGGGCTGCGGTGGAGCTGACGAAATCCATCGCACTTGAGCTATCAGACGTCCACGAATCAAAGTCCTCGAAATAAAGACCGCTATCCTTTCGCTGAAGGAGTATTCGCATACGCTGTATCGTGCATCGCCTTCACTACCTCGAACACCCAGCTTGTCACCCCGGCCCGGTATGGCCGCCGCTTGGCCACAAATCGGGCTCGTTGCGGCTAGTGTGCACCAACAGCCCTCATCGGCAAGTGTGAATTACTCCAATTTTGCAGGGCCTCAGACCTGGGTGGGGCCGCCTCGCCGAGAGCAGGCTTCGCGCGTGGTCAGCGAATGATAGGGCCTAGGATATTCGCGCGCGGGACCGCCCCGTAAACACGGCTGTCTATGGAATTCCGGCGGTTGTCGCCCAGGAGAAAATAGTGATCCTTGCCGCACAGGAACAACTCGTCGTGGGACTTGGAGTCGCTGAACGTCAGGGTGCCGGGCGTCAGATAACTTTCGTTAAGTTTGCAGCCGTTGACGTAAACGTAGCCGTCCTTGAGATAGACCGAATCTCCCGGCGTGGCGATGATGCGTTTGACCGAGAAACCGTTATCGCTCGGGTCGCGCAGGACGACCACGTCGCTTTGATGCGGCGCGCGGAAGTGATAAATCCAGCGGTTGAGCAGGCAGTTCTGGGAGTCGTGGAGGGTAGGCACCATGCTCCGCCCCACAACCCGCACCGACTGCAACAGGAAGTGGCTGATGATGAAATAGCTCGCCGCGGCGAGAACGGTCATCAGCAGGAGTTGGAGAATCTGCCGCAGGATGGAGGGCCGCACTGACCCGCTCTTGCACGCGCCAACAGACGAGGCGGGGTTGGCGAATACAGTCGAGGGTTGCGTTGTTTCCGTCGCAGTGCTCATCAATCTGCCCCCATCCTATCGCGCCCGAGATTCTCCACAAGTTGTGGGAAATACGCACTGCCATACCGGTGCAGTACGGGTACCGCCCACGCATCACCGCCGCCCGGTCGTGGCGGCACGGGAATCACGCTGCCGCTCTAATTTGCATCCACCCGGCTCGCCGGGGTGCCAGGGGCCACTTTGGCGATGGCCTCGCGCAAGTTCTCCAGGAGAAACGGCTTGCTGATCACGTAGTCAACACCTGTGAGCGGATTGCCTGAAGCCTGGATCATCTCGGCGTAGGCGGTGATCATCACAACCGGTTGCTTGGGCGAGCGGGCCTTGATGGCCGCTGCCAATTCGTCGCCCTTCATTGCCGGCATATCGAAATCAGTAATGACCAGGTCAAAGTGGTCCTTCTCCAGAATCGCCAAAGCATCCTTGCCGTTGCCGACGGTCTTCACCTCATGACCGTCGAAGTCCAGCATCATCTTCACGGCGTCGCAAACGAGCGGCTCGTCATCAACCACCAAGATGCGTCTTTGCGGGAAAACAGGACCCTTCATCAGTACGATAATTGATTATAACTGAACGCATTTTAACACCTTTGCAAGTAATATCCAGCCTTCTTTTTGCTCGCCAGCCGGCCGGCAAGGTGCTATACACCACGTGGTTGCACGGTGCTGGCACACCGCACCGGGCGCATCGTGTTGTACGTGAGATTCACAGTCGCGCTGGCGGCTGGGCTGCTCCTGGCATCCGGCCAGGCCGGTGCCCAGACCCTGAACCTTCCGCCACGCCCCGCCAACGCCCCGACCGGCAGCCAGTTCGCCAACATCATCACCCCCATGCCCCTGGGCGAGCGCGAGTATTGGATCTACGCGCAGGTCGCCAGCGGGAACGTCCCGAACTTCCAGCGCACACTGGTGCCCATCAACGTGAGCGCCAATATCAATGGAACCCTGCACACAGCCACCTATTACGCCGCTCCGGACTACCTGGCGATTGGCTCCGATGCGGATTACTTCCTGGAGCCGACCACGCCCTTGCTGGCCCAGCGGATGTGCGACCTGCTCGGCTGCACACTGCCGACGCGCAAGATGGTCAACCAGATTTGGACGAACGCCGCGGTCAAACTGCCGCCAAAGCCTATCCCGCCCAGTGGGGCGATGATTACCGTGCCCGTGTTTGCCCAGCATAATTACATGGTCCACACGCAGCGCGTCGCCTTAACCAATTCATTCCCTCTTGGCGCATTGGTTGGCGGAGACAAGAAGGACGTTGTCGTCTCCAGTAAGATCTACACGAACTTCAGCGGTCCAACCAAGCCAGTTGTGATTTACGGGTGGCATTCCACGACTGGCGTTCCAATTCAGGGCCTTGTCAACGACCATGAGGATACCTATGCCGATTACAGCCATGGTATCCGCCTGGTTCAAAACGCCATTACCGTGGACGGAAGCCCCAACACGGTCACCAACGTCCTGACCACCTCCAGCCTCGCCGCCCTCCTCAGTAACGAGGGACCGTCCGAAGGCACAACCAGCGACGGTGTAATCCAGATCCCGCGCTACACGATCGCACCGATGGCGCCTGTAATCATCATCCAGCCCCGCAGCCGCACGGTGCTGCCGGGCGCCAGCCCCGCTTTTCGGGTGCTGGTTGCGGGCGATCCGCCGCTCAGTTACCGCTGGCAGTTCAACGGGATGCCGATTGAGGGCGCGACGACCTCCAGCCTGCTCATCAGCAACGTTCAACCCGCCCAAGCCGGCACTTATGCCGTCGTCGTGACCAACATGGCAGGGACCATCGCCAGCCGCCCTGCCCTGCTTCGCGTCAACACTAATGTCCATCCCATTCTCTTTGCCGACAGCTTTGCAACCGACACTTCGACAAACTGGAATTTGTTCTGGGGTGCGGTCAACGGTCTCGCCGATTACACCACCAACTGGGCGTACGACTATGGCATGACGCCTTACACTTTCAACGGTGTCACCGGTCTTGTTCCGCCCGCGCCCAATTCGCCTGACGGCGCCGCTCGCGCCATCCGATTCACGGTCAACAACAACGACACCATCGCCGCCACCGCCGCGGTGAACATCTACCCCAAGGGCCAGTCTTTCAGCAATGACTTCGCCCTGAAGTTCGACCTGTGGATCAACTACCCCGGTAACGCGGGCGGCGCCGACGCGTCGGGCTCCACCCAGTTTGGGGTTTTCGGTATCAACCATCTCGGCACCCAGGTCAACTGGGCCGCTCCCTCGGCTTCTTCTACAGACGGCGTCTGGTATGCGCTGGATGGTGAAGGCGACACTGCCGACGACTACCGGGCTTACGTGGGCAACCTCTCCGGCACTCAGACTGACCTGACGGCAGCCGGCACCAGCGGATTGAGCGCCTCCAACAGCACCGCCGCCATCTATCAAAGTCTCTTCCCGTCCGCGCGCTTCGAGTCTGCTGGCGCCCCCGGCAAAAACTGGGTCGAAGTGGAACTGCGCCAAACCAACAGCGTCTTGCTCTGGCTTCTCGACGGCACGGTCGTCGCCCAGCGCACCAACACCTCCAGCTTCACCTTGGGTAACATGATGATCGGTTTCATGGACCCATTCCCTTCCATAGCCAGCCCGGCGGATGACGCCTTCGCGTTGTTTGCCAACCTGCGCGTGGAGGACCTCACTGCCCCCGCGCTCCTTCCGCCTACGATTACCACCCAGCCTGCCGTTCAGGCAGCGAGCGCGGGCGACAACGTGTCGTTCACCGTCGCCGCGAGCGGCGCTTCCCCTCTCAGCTACCAATGGCGCTTCAACGGGACAAACTTCCCCGGTGCGACTGGTCCCTCCCTCTCCCTGGTCAATGTCCAACCAGCAGATGCCGGCCACTACGATGTTGTCGTCAGCAATCCCGCCGGCTTGGCCACCAGCGCCATGGCAGCCCTGACCGTCAGTCCGTCCCGAGGCCGTTTTCTATCCATCGCGATGATGACCAACAATCAAGCGCAAGTGCTCTTCTCGGGGGTATCAGGACAAAGCTACCTGCTGCAGGCCTCCACCAACCTGTCTTACTGGCAGCCGATCTGGGTGCTCGCCGCCGGCAACGGTCCCCTACCCTTCTTTGACCCTGACGCGCCTGACTATAGCCGTCGCTTCTACCGCGCGCGCGAGGCAACGTCACAAACGCTGGCCGATTTCGAGGCCTATTTGCCGGGGACCCAGGTGATGTTCCAGCCGCCTTCTGCCTCCGGTTCAACCTTTCCCTTCCTCGATGCCACGCCCAACCTGGCCTGCGTCACCAATATCTTCCCCGCCGGTCACTCCAGCGCCAAAGTGCTGGCCGCAGCTTGGAGCTTCAAAACCGCCACCACTGACTCTTGGTTGCGGCTGACGACCTTCAGCGCCGCCAACCTGCCCAATCCCACCATCAGCACCAATCAGGCCGTGCAGTTCGATCTCTTCACCGACAAGGCCCTGTACGTCGCCATCGGCTTCCGCGAAACTGATACCACTGCCCCCATTGGCGCCGACGGCGGAATCGACGGCACTGTGGAATGCCTCGGAGGCACGGCCGACAACAGTCACGTTCCGGTCAAGGGCCGTTACGTCCCGGCGGGCCAGTGGACAACCTTAACCTTCCTCCTCCCCGCTGAACCAGTGTGCGGCCTGAACGGCAACGGGATATTGGAAAGCACCACAGGCAAAGGGGTCTTCGAGCATCTGGCATTCGTGCCGGCCGACGGCTATGGCACTTACCGTGTTTGGCTGGACAACTTCCGGGTGACCGATTTAACCCCGTAACCCCCCGAAATCGCCCTGTATCACTCCCCTGCCCTGCCAACGGTTCGGCGCGTCCGCTTCCAGTTCAAATCCGCGCCAACGCGCCCGACTCCACCCAGCCTTTGGAAATCGCGTAACGGGTCAGGCTGGCGACGTCGTGAATATTGAGCTTGTTCATCGCCTGCTGGCGGTGCTTCTCCACCGTCTTTATGCTGATGGACAGTTCCCCCGCGATTTGCTTGTTCGCGAGGCCCTCTGCCACCAGTTGCAGCACCTCCGCCTCGCGTGACGTCAAACCCGTTCCTTTCTTGCCCGATTGTCCTTTCTGGAGGATTCCCCCGCCATTCTTGCGCAGACGCTTGGCGATCATTGGACTGAAAAACGCATGACCCTTATGAACCTGGCGAACGGCTTTCAGCAAATCCGTCGCGGCCGTTTGCTTGACCAGGTAGCCCACGGCTCCGGCCTCCATCAATTGAGTCACATAGTCCTCATCCCCGTACGAAGTCAGGACAAGCACCTTGGCCGACGGAACATACTTTACTATCTGCCGCGTCGCTTCCAGACCATTCAAACCCGGCATTGCCACATCCATGAGCACCACCTCGGGCAGCGTCTTCTTGGCCAACACCACCGCCTTCCGCCCATTCTCCGCTTCGCCCACCACGGAGATATCCCCTTCCGCCTCCAGCAAGGCTCGCAATCCCTGGCGAACCACCGCATGGTCGTCCACCAGCAAAACAGCTACTTTCTTCATAAGCGACGTAAGGCGGCGCGCCCCTCGGTCTTGCAAGGCCGCGCCGGTTCTAGCATAGCCGACTTTGGCGCAGTTGCAACCGCGCCCCTTTCGTCCTGCCAGGGGGTGTTGACTTACCACTGTCTTTCCAAAGAAGTAGTGTCAACCAATCGCCTGGCAGCAGGCGCTCTGGCTCAAACCTGGGTGGTCAGCACGGTTCGGGCCGAATCGAGTTGCGAGCGGGCGCCAAGCAGCAGGATCTGGTCGCCGGATTGGAGTTCCTCATCGGGGCCGGGATTGATGATCCGGGAACCGCTGCGTTCGATGCCGACAATGCTCGCGCCCGTGCGCGTGCGCAATTCGAGTTCGCCGATCAATTTACCGGCGGCGGCCGAATTGGCAGCGAGGGTTACGGTCTCCAGATCCGCCTCGCGCAGCAGGGATGGCAGCGCAGCGGGAGCATTAGATTGTCGCGGTGCGGGCGGTTGCGCAAAGGTCTCCACCAGGGCGGCTTGCGCCTTGGAGTAGATCCTGATGGACGAACGCCAGAGCAGCCAGGTGACGATCGCCACGATGAGAACCAGCACAGCGAAGACTTCCATGCTCGGCAAAAGGGTGGAACTGAGCGCCAGCACAAATATCCCCATCACGACGGTCCCGGCGATCGGCACCACCTGGGCCACAACGGCGCGAATGGCCGCGGTGCGCTCTCCTGCCGTCGCCGCGTGCACCTTGGTTTCCGCGATCAGAAGGCCAAGGGCCTGCAGCTTGCGGAAAGTGGCGATGAGCAAGGGTAAGGAAAACACCACGGCCGCCAGCCAAAACGCGGCCTTGAGTCCTTCGTCGCCGATTCCGAGTTCCTTCAACCACCCGGGCCGGCGACGCTCCAGGAAGGCCGCCGCGATAAACACCCCCGCTACCAGGACGCTGTTCAGGGCCATTTGCCAAAGCCACTGCCGCACCAACTTTGACGCCATGCTGCTGTCCCGCTGGCTGCCGAACTGCCCCACCCAGCGAGTGTAGAGGTCAAGGCTGCTGACCAGCGGCCTCGGCGCCACACGGTCGAACCAGCCCACCATGGTGTCGGCGCTCTTGATCAGGTAGGGCGTCAGCAGGGTCGTGATGGCGGAGACCGCCACGGCGATGGGGTAAAGGAAGTTGCTGGTAACTTTGAGCGTCACGCCAAGCGACGCAATGATGAACGAAAATTCGCCGATCTGCGCCAGCCCCATGCCGACCCGCAGCGAGGTGCGGGTGTCATTGCCCCCGACGAACGCGCCAAAAGAGCAGGTCAACACCTTGCCCACGATCACCGCCAGGGTAATGACCAGAACGGGCTGCCAGTGTGCGATCAGCATGGCCGGTTCGATCAACAGCCCGATAGCCACAAAGAAGATCGCGCTGAACATGTCGCGCACCGGCTCCAGCAGGGTCTCCACCCGGTGGATCTCCCGCGCCTCCGCGATGACAGCGCCAATGATGAATGCGCCCAGGGCCACGCTGTAGCCCAGCTTCGCGGCCAGCAGCGACACGCCGAAGCACAAGCCCAGCACGGTGATGATCAACATCTCGTTGCTCTTGAATCGCGCCACATAGCCAAGCAAGCGCGGCACCGCGATCAAACCCACCACCAACGCCACCGCCAGGAAGATCCCCAGCTTGCCCAGCGTGAGGCCCACGTCTCCCACGCTCAACCGGCCCGTCATCGCAATGCCGGACAGGAGCGCGATCATGGCGATGCCGAGAATGTCCTCAATAATCAGCACGCCGAAGATCAGTTGCGAAAAGCGCTCCTTCATCTTGCCCAGTTCTCCAAGCACCTTGATGATGACCGTGGTGGAGGACATCGAGAGCATCGCGCCGAGGAAGATGCGGTCCAGCAAGGGCCATGCGAAGTAACGGCCAATTTCATACCCGACCCAGAAGAGCAGCAGGATCTCCATCAGGGCGGCGATCAGGGCCGACGCGCCCACCTGGGTAAGCTTGCGCAGGTTGAACTCCAGCCCGAGCGAAAACATGAGCAGGATGACCCCCAGCTCGGCCAGCGTGTCAATGGTCTGCTTGTCGTGGATGAGCGCAGCCGGCGGAGTGTGCGGGCCGATGATGACGCCCGCGAGAATGTAGCCCAGGACCACCGGCTGCTTGAACCGGTGGAAGATCAGTGTTACCAACCCGGCCACAATCATCACGACCGCCAGGTCTTGCAGAAAAGCGACCGAATGCATTGTTCGGAAAAAGACCTTAGCCTCCGGACGGGAAGTTGGCAAACTGTCGCCGCATAAATCGTCCCAGATTCGCACCCGTGCTTGTTTTAGCGCAGGATTACCCTTAGAGTTAAGAGGTGAAGCTACTGTTGTTTCCGAGTAGCGCTTGTATAGTTGTGGGACTTCCCCTGCTCGTGGCGCTCCTCAGCCCCACGACTCATGCGAAGCCAATCCGCTTGCGCAACGAGACGATTTTCACCGAGTACCCGACGAATGCTGCCGCCAAGGCGCAGGGCCTCGCGGCCCAGGCTCCGGCGGCCGGGCTCTTCCTCGTTCAGTTTCAGGCGGCGGTGACACCAGCCTGGCAGGCGGAGTTGCGTTCGCTGGGTGTCGAGTTGCTCAAGTATGTGCCGGAGGATGCGTTCATTGCCCGGTTCCGTAACGCTCCACCGGGACAGGTGCGAGCTCTGAGCTTCGTCCGTTGGGTGGGGCCGTATCGCCCCGACTACAAGATTCATCCGCGGCTGGCCGCCGCCGCGCGCGCGACGCCGCAGACCAATCAGACCATGGAGGTGACGGTGGTGCTGTCGCCCCGGGCTACGCCCACCGAGATCGCCCAGGTGCGCGCCCTCTTCCCGGCCGTCGCGCAAGAAAGCCGACTGCGACAGGGCACCTTTCTACGCGGAACCCTGCCCCCGGCCAACGTCGAAACGCTGGCGCAGTTGGACTCCGT
Proteins encoded in this region:
- a CDS encoding response regulator encodes the protein MKGPVFPQRRILVVDDEPLVCDAVKMMLDFDGHEVKTVGNGKDALAILEKDHFDLVITDFDMPAMKGDELAAAIKARSPKQPVVMITAYAEMIQASGNPLTGVDYVISKPFLLENLREAIAKVAPGTPASRVDAN
- a CDS encoding cation:proton antiporter; its protein translation is MHSVAFLQDLAVVMIVAGLVTLIFHRFKQPVVLGYILAGVIIGPHTPPAALIHDKQTIDTLAELGVILLMFSLGLEFNLRKLTQVGASALIAALMEILLLFWVGYEIGRYFAWPLLDRIFLGAMLSMSSTTVIIKVLGELGKMKERFSQLIFGVLIIEDILGIAMIALLSGIAMTGRLSVGDVGLTLGKLGIFLAVALVVGLIAVPRLLGYVARFKSNEMLIITVLGLCFGVSLLAAKLGYSVALGAFIIGAVIAEAREIHRVETLLEPVRDMFSAIFFVAIGLLIEPAMLIAHWQPVLVITLAVIVGKVLTCSFGAFVGGNDTRTSLRVGMGLAQIGEFSFIIASLGVTLKVTSNFLYPIAVAVSAITTLLTPYLIKSADTMVGWFDRVAPRPLVSSLDLYTRWVGQFGSQRDSSMASKLVRQWLWQMALNSVLVAGVFIAAAFLERRRPGWLKELGIGDEGLKAAFWLAAVVFSLPLLIATFRKLQALGLLIAETKVHAATAGERTAAIRAVVAQVVPIAGTVVMGIFVLALSSTLLPSMEVFAVLVLIVAIVTWLLWRSSIRIYSKAQAALVETFAQPPAPRQSNAPAALPSLLREADLETVTLAANSAAAGKLIGELELRTRTGASIVGIERSGSRIINPGPDEELQSGDQILLLGARSQLDSARTVLTTQV
- a CDS encoding response regulator transcription factor, with amino-acid sequence MKKVAVLLVDDHAVVRQGLRALLEAEGDISVVGEAENGRKAVVLAKKTLPEVVLMDVAMPGLNGLEATRQIVKYVPSAKVLVLTSYGDEDYVTQLMEAGAVGYLVKQTAATDLLKAVRQVHKGHAFFSPMIAKRLRKNGGGILQKGQSGKKGTGLTSREAEVLQLVAEGLANKQIAGELSISIKTVEKHRQQAMNKLNIHDVASLTRYAISKGWVESGALARI
- the bioB gene encoding biotin synthase BioB; this encodes MLSTMCARQIDGSVQRRIADLGRLVLDGGDITRQQGRWLFALEARAEIFELLTWANRIREQFKGNKIHLCSIVNIKAGGCPEDCRFCAQSAIYETSSPRHGLIEPEAVRAAAAEAKANDVVALGLVAAWRGMEEGPALEQICQRLKELKEYGEPRPDASLGMIKNQKVADRLREAGLECYNHNLETSRRFFPQVCTTHSYEDRLRTIEHLKHADIKVCSGGILGMGETCEDRCDLAFALKDLGAHMVPMNFLNPIAGTPFSQRKPLAPLEILKTIACFRFVLPRQEITVAGGRTVNLRDLQSLIFMAGASALMVGNYLTTTNQPVEKDLQMLRDLGLDPRWDKHGFRDQLEPGGAGQVAVTGP
- a CDS encoding immunoglobulin domain-containing protein — translated: MRFTVALAAGLLLASGQAGAQTLNLPPRPANAPTGSQFANIITPMPLGEREYWIYAQVASGNVPNFQRTLVPINVSANINGTLHTATYYAAPDYLAIGSDADYFLEPTTPLLAQRMCDLLGCTLPTRKMVNQIWTNAAVKLPPKPIPPSGAMITVPVFAQHNYMVHTQRVALTNSFPLGALVGGDKKDVVVSSKIYTNFSGPTKPVVIYGWHSTTGVPIQGLVNDHEDTYADYSHGIRLVQNAITVDGSPNTVTNVLTTSSLAALLSNEGPSEGTTSDGVIQIPRYTIAPMAPVIIIQPRSRTVLPGASPAFRVLVAGDPPLSYRWQFNGMPIEGATTSSLLISNVQPAQAGTYAVVVTNMAGTIASRPALLRVNTNVHPILFADSFATDTSTNWNLFWGAVNGLADYTTNWAYDYGMTPYTFNGVTGLVPPAPNSPDGAARAIRFTVNNNDTIAATAAVNIYPKGQSFSNDFALKFDLWINYPGNAGGADASGSTQFGVFGINHLGTQVNWAAPSASSTDGVWYALDGEGDTADDYRAYVGNLSGTQTDLTAAGTSGLSASNSTAAIYQSLFPSARFESAGAPGKNWVEVELRQTNSVLLWLLDGTVVAQRTNTSSFTLGNMMIGFMDPFPSIASPADDAFALFANLRVEDLTAPALLPPTITTQPAVQAASAGDNVSFTVAASGASPLSYQWRFNGTNFPGATGPSLSLVNVQPADAGHYDVVVSNPAGLATSAMAALTVSPSRGRFLSIAMMTNNQAQVLFSGVSGQSYLLQASTNLSYWQPIWVLAAGNGPLPFFDPDAPDYSRRFYRAREATSQTLADFEAYLPGTQVMFQPPSASGSTFPFLDATPNLACVTNIFPAGHSSAKVLAAAWSFKTATTDSWLRLTTFSAANLPNPTISTNQAVQFDLFTDKALYVAIGFRETDTTAPIGADGGIDGTVECLGGTADNSHVPVKGRYVPAGQWTTLTFLLPAEPVCGLNGNGILESTTGKGVFEHLAFVPADGYGTYRVWLDNFRVTDLTP
- the lepB gene encoding signal peptidase I, whose product is MSTATETTQPSTVFANPASSVGACKSGSVRPSILRQILQLLLMTVLAAASYFIISHFLLQSVRVVGRSMVPTLHDSQNCLLNRWIYHFRAPHQSDVVVLRDPSDNGFSVKRIIATPGDSVYLKDGYVYVNGCKLNESYLTPGTLTFSDSKSHDELFLCGKDHYFLLGDNRRNSIDSRVYGAVPRANILGPIIR
- a CDS encoding M14 family metallocarboxypeptidase, producing MQRLDKNIRGYSGETIDIHAVLGDCVAAAEASGWTIEEIHPGPKSIVGFVRRARVTTPGVPRVYLSTGIHGDEPAGPLAARQLLRENDWPPALDLWLCPCLNPTGFELNRRENGDEVDLNREYLSPQAAETVAHVRWLTQQADFDLCLCLHEDWEARGFYLYELNPDNQPSLADAIIGRVGEVCPIDRSEVIEDRPARDGVIRPNLDPRTRPQWPEAFFLLMHKTRLSYTFEAPSGFPLAVRLAALVAGVNTAVRIAAEKPRRL